A region from the Rhinoderma darwinii isolate aRhiDar2 chromosome 2, aRhiDar2.hap1, whole genome shotgun sequence genome encodes:
- the LOC142741775 gene encoding uncharacterized protein LOC142741775 has product MSSMHNRYNITDDPVSADITTTTQGSTPPTENDLQGTDKTSAATVTSLPSTTTTYTEGVSNGISTKVKKIKKIIVPRGNFHGVSYGIATKEKQLKKIIVPRGNFHGVSYRIPTKEKQLKKIIVPRGNFHERKISAGLRYPKKRVETPYPEVETDFDRDLKALKKMLARPRKIQGRKINAGLQHPEKTEDTTYRQELEQAPPDDDEEESYPWMLDTTTEVSTTISTTIPTMYKTRAITVDTTTSQRATTMSTTATTIDTTPVQTAAPESDLLATTTPAVSVDYTLRNIIIISCAVGVPLLLVAVLLFIVLLKLQRLQKLLEIQRV; this is encoded by the exons ATGTCATCAATGCACAATAGATATAATATAACTGATG ATCCAGTTAGTGCAGACATTACAACTACAACACAAGGGTCTACACCCCCAACTGAGAATGATCTGCAGGGGACCG ATAAAACGTCTGCTGCAACAGTTACATCACTGCCCAGTACCACAACAACATATACTGAAG GTGTCTCAAATGGAATTTccacaaaagtgaaaaaaattaagaaaatcatTGTTCCTCGTGGAAATTTCCATG GTGTCTCATATGGAATTGCCACAAAGGAAAAACAATTAAAGAAAATCATTGTCCCGCGTGGCAATTTCCATG GTGTCTCCTATAGAATTCccacaaaagaaaaacaattaaagAAAATCATTGTACCGCGTGGAAATTTCCATG AACGTAAGATCAGTGCAGGACTGCGATATCCTAAGAAAAGAGTAGAGACACCTTATCCTGAAG TGGAGACAGACTTTGACAGAGACTTAAAAGCAttgaaaaaaatgttggctcGACCTAGAAAGATACAAG GTCGTAAGATCAATGCAGGATTACAACATCCTGAAAAGACAGAAGACACAACCTATCGTCAAG AATTAGAACAAGCGCCACCAGATGACGATGAGGAGGAATCATATCCTTGGATGCTTGACACAACAACTGAAG TGTCCACTACAATCTCAACAACAATACCAACAATGTATAAAACAAGAGCGATAACTGTAGACACTACAACATCGCAAAGAGCAACAACGATGTCTACAACAGCGACAACCATAGACACAACACCAGTGCAAACAGCAGCACCAGAATCAGACCTTCTAGCTACTACCACCCCTGCCGTATCTGTAGACTACACACTGCGTAACATCATAATCATCAGCTGTGCTGTTGGCGTTCCTCTGCTACTCGTTGCAGTACTGCTATTCATCGTGCTTCTTAAACTGCAAAGACTTCAGAA ATTGCTGGAAATACAAAGAGTCTGA